A genomic region of Oryza glaberrima chromosome 1, OglaRS2, whole genome shotgun sequence contains the following coding sequences:
- the LOC127756866 gene encoding long chain base biosynthesis protein 2c — translation MVRVPFVTAVTTLFSYGVIFGFGHLRDWFRALLRSLFSGHSPAAAGANLKGYAPICGGQEDFYYRRFVRRVQDCFWRPIASKPDAWFDVVERYSNDSNKTLHRTTKTSRCLNLGSYNYLGFAAADEYCTPRVIESLKKYSASTCSVRVDGGNTKLHVELEELVARFVGKPAAILFGMGYVTNSAIIPALIGKGGLIISDSLNHNSIVNGARGSGASVQVFQHNNPAHLEEVLREQIAGGQPRTHRRWKKIIVIVEGIYSMEGELCKLPEIVAVCKKYKAYTYLDEAHSIGAVGKTGRGVCELLGVDPADVDIMMGTFTKSFGSCGGYIAASKEIIDHLKHICPAHIYATSMSPPAVQQVISAIEVILGEDGSDRGAKKLAQIRENSNFFRSELEKMGFEVLGDNDSPVMPIMLYNPAKMPAFSRECLRQKVAIVTVSFPATPLLLARARICISASHSREDLIKGLEVISKVGDLVGIKYLPVEHEKTTSAEKLKKIQ, via the exons ATGGTGAGGGTGCCGTTCGTGACCGCGGTCACCACGCTGTTCAGCTACGGCGTCATCTTCGGCTTCGGCCACCTCCGCGATTGGTTCCGCGCCCTCCTCCGCTCCCTCTTCTCCGGCcactcgccggcggcagccggTGCCAACCTCAAG GGTTACGCGCCAATTTGCGGAGGACAGGAGGATTTCTATTACCGACGATTCGTTCGTCGCGTTCAG GACTGCTTTTGGCGACCAATAGCCAGCAAGCCGGACGCATGGTTCGATGTGGTTGAGCGCTACTCAAATGACAGCAACAAGACACTCCA CCGTACCACAAAAACATCCAGGTGCCTTAACTTAGGTTCCTACAATTACCTTGGCTTTGCTGCGGCAGATGAATACTGCACTCCTCGTGTTATTGAGTCACTAAAGAAATACTCTGCTAGTACTTGCAGTGTCCGAGTCGATGGAG GCAACACTAAGCTGCATGTGGAACTTGAAGAACTGGTTGCAAGATTTGTTGGCAAGCCTGCAGCTATTCTCTTCGGCATGGGTTATGTGACGAACTCTGCGATCATTCCTGCCTTGATTGGGAAG GGAGGCCTCATAATCAGTGATTCACTGAACCATAATTCTATAGTGAATGGAGCAAGGGGTTCAGGAGCTAGTGTTCAAGTTTTCCAACATAACA ATCCTGCACACTTGGAAGAGGTATTGAGAGAGCAGATTGCAGGAGGCCAGCCTCGCACACACCGGCGATGGAAGAAGATTATTGTGATTGTTGAGGGAATATATAGCATGGAAGGGGAGCTATGCAAACTCCCTGAGATTGTAGCTGTCTGCAAGAAATATAAG GCTTACACATATTTAGATGAGGCACACAGCATTGGGGCTGTTGGTAAGACAGGGAGAGGTGTTTGTGAATTACTTGGAGTGGACCCAGCGGATGTTGATATTATGATGGGAACATTTACTAAATCATTTGGATCTTGTGGAGGTTACATTGCAGCATCAAAA GAGATTATTGATCATCTGAAGCACATATGCCCTGCCCATATCTATGCAACATCCATGTCACCTCCCGCTGTCCAGCAGGTCATCTCTGCAATAGAAGTAATCCTTGGTGAAGATGGATCTGACAGAG GAGCCAAGAAGCTTGCTCAGATTCGGGAGAACAGCAATTTCTTCCGTTCAGAACTTGAGAAAATGGGTTTTGAAGTTCTTGGAGACAACGACTCGCCTGTCATGCCTATCATGCTTTACAATCCTGCTAAAATGCCTGCATTCTCAAGAGAGTGCCTAAGGCAAAAG GTTGCCATTGTTACTGTTTCATTTCCGGCAACGCCACTGCTACTTGCCAGAGCTAGGATATGCATATCAGCTTCCCACTCTAGGGAAGATCTTATTAAAGGATTGGAG GTTATCAGCAAAGTTGGTGACCTCGTGGGAATCAAATATTTACCAGTGGAGCATGAAAAGACTACATCTGCTGAGAAACTGAAGAAGATTCAGTGA
- the LOC127759929 gene encoding long chain base biosynthesis protein 2b, producing the protein MVIKVPYVTAATTLFSFGLIFGFGHLRDSFRALLRLLFSSSAAADSPAGCNSKGYAPICVGKEDFYIRRFFRRVQDCFGRPIASKPDAWFDVVERYSTDSNKTLHRTTKTSKCLNLASFNYLGFAAADEYCTPRVIESLKKYSASTCSSRVDGGNTQLHIELEELVARFVRKPSAILLAMGYATNSAIIPALIGKGGLIISDSLNHNSIVSGARASGATIRVFEHNNPAHLEKLLREQISGGQPRTHRAWKKILVIVEGIYSMEGELCKLPEIISVCKKYKVYTYMDEAHSIGAVGKTGRGVCELLGVDPADVDIMMGTLSKSFGSSGGYIAASKEIIQHLKLTCPSHIYGTSMSPPAVQQVISAMKVILGEDGTDRGAKKIAQIRDNSNFFRSELQKMGFEVLGDNDSPVMPFMVYNPAKMPAFSRECLKQNVAVVPVGFPATPLLLGRIRICISASHSREDLIKGLEVISNVGDLVGIKYLPVEQEETTSVEKPKKL; encoded by the exons ATGGTGATCAAGGTGCCGTacgtgacggcggcgacgacgctgtTCAGCTTCGGCCTCATCTTCGGCTTCGGCCACCTCCGCGACTCCTTCCGCGCCCTTCtccgcctcctcttctcctcctccgccgccgccgactcgccgGCCGGCTGCAACTCCAAa GGTTACGCGCCGATTTGCGTTGGGAAGGAGGATTTCTACATCCGCCGCTTCTTCCGCCGCGTCCAG GACTGTTTCGGGCGACCGATAGCCAGCAAGCCTGATGCGTGGTTCGATGTGGTTGAGCGCTACTCGACTGACAGCAACAAGACACTGCA cCGCACCACGAAAACATCCAAGTGCCTGAACCTGGCATCCTTCAACTACCTAGGTTTCGCTGCTGCTGATGAGTACTGCACACCTCGTGTCATCGAGTCTCTGAAGAAATACTCTGCTAGTACCTGCAGTTCCCGAGTCGATGGAG GCAACACTCAGCTGCACATAGAACTCGAAGAGCTGGTTGCAAGATTCGTCAGGAAGCCTTCGGCTATTCTGCTTGCCATGGGTTATGCCACCAACTCTGCCATCATTCCTGCCTTGATTGGGAAG GGTGGACTGATAATCAGTGATTCACTGAACCATAACTCTATAGTCAGTGGAGCTAGAGCTTCAGGAGCTACGATTCGGGTGTTCGAACACAACA ATCCTGCTCACCTGGAAAAACTACTGAGAGAGCAGATTTCAGGTGGACAGCCTAGAACACACAGGGCATGGAAGAAGATCCTGGTGATTGTTGAGGGGATATATAGCATGGAAGGGGAGCTATGCAAACTCCCTGAGATCATATCTGTCTGCAAGAAGTACAAG GTTTACACATACATGGACGAGGCACACAGTATTGGAGCTGTTGGGAAAACAGGAAGAGGTGTGTGTGAGCTACTAGGAGTGGATCCGGCTGATGTTGACATCATGATGGGCACACTCTCAAAGTCATTTGGATCGAGTGGAGGTTACATTGCAGCATCAAAA GAGATTATTCAGCATCTCAAGCTTACATGTCCTTCACATATCTATGGCACATCCATGTCACCTCCTGCAGTCCAGCAGGTCATCTCTGCAATGAAGGTTATTCTTGGGGAGGATGGAACTGACAGAG GGGCCAAGAAGATTGCTCAGATTAGAGATAACAGCAATTTCTTCCGTTCAGAGCTTCAGAAAATGGGCTTTGAGGTTCTTGGAGATAATGACTCACCTGTCATGCCTTTCATGGTCTACAATCCTGCTAAAATGCCTGCATTCTCAAGAGAGTGCCTGAAGCAAAAT GTTGCTGTTGTTCCGGTTGGATTTCCTGCTACACCACTACTTCTTGGCAGAATTAGGATATGCATTTCTGCTTCTCACTCAAGGGAAGATCTTATCAAAGGATTGGAG GTTATCAGCAACGTTGGTGATCTTGTTGGAATCAAGTACTTACCAGTTGAGCAAGAGGAGACTACATCTGTTGAGAAACCAAAGAAGCTTTAG